The following are encoded in a window of Impatiens glandulifera chromosome 5, dImpGla2.1, whole genome shotgun sequence genomic DNA:
- the LOC124937796 gene encoding U1 small nuclear ribonucleoprotein C: protein MPRYYCDYCDTYLTHDSPSVRKQHNAGYKHKANVRTYYQQFESQLHQIMVDQKIKEHLGQAAAFRPVGAPFNPLRPQLPLLPTPGMTMMGGGPMNMGPPLIPGMRPPMLPPPYPGAPGGYMSGPPGMMPQMAPPPMAPLPGQQQQQQQQQQPPMVLPRPPPLSAHPAFPGGMMLPNSTGIAPSSAATPSIYQGGVDNLNLNAAPSDSDYPPPFAIFSPFKHPLMAATPISIWPATFLALSMSVMVMTVASSKLHDLPIKPSSIAASPAAGFFPHPPLSSPPPAFSPDTLPLFPSPGAATPSPTESSIPTIPSSQSPPNPDVIGASGPDSAMSPAGTLLPSSSAFDPDSSSPAVRSSSLAMAVTGTVALWVIMQLN from the exons ATGCCTAG GTATTACTGTGATTATTGTGACACTTACTTGACTCACGATTCT CCTTCTGTTAGGAAGCAGCACAATGCTGGATATAAACATAAG GCTAATGTTAGAACATATTATCAACAATTTGAGTCACAACTACATCAAATAATGGTTGATCAAAAGATAAAGGAACATCTTGGGCAAGCTGCAGCATTCAGGCCAGTTGGTGCTCCTTTCAACCCATTAAGGCCTCAGCTTCCTCTTCTGCCTACTCCTGGAATGACAATGATGGGTGGTGGACCGATGAATATGGGTCCGCCATTAATTCCTGGAATGAGACCTCCAATGTTGCCACCGCCATATCCTGGCGCACCAG GAGGATACATGTCTGGTCCACCAGGTATGATGCCACAAATGGCACCACCGCCTATGGCTCCTTTGCCAGgtcagcaacaacaacaacaacaacaacaacagccACCTATGGTACTTCCAAGGCCTCCCCCTCTCAGTGCTCACCCTGCATTTCCAGGGGGAATGATGTTACCAAATTCAACTGGGATTGCTCCTTCATCTGCTGCTACGCCATCTATTTACCAAGGCGGTGTTGATAATCTCAACTTGAATGCTGCACCTTCAGACTCTGATTA CCCACCACCATTTGCA aTATTCAGTCCCTTCAAACATCCATTAATGGCGGCTACACCCATATCAATTTGGCCGGCGACATTCTTGGCACTATCAATGTCAGTGATGGTGATGACAGTAGCAAGTTCCAAACTTCATGATTTACCAATTAAACCATCTTCAATAGCAGCTTCACCTGCAGCCGGATTCTTCCCACACCCACCTCTCTCATCTCCTCCTCCGGCGTTCTCGCCGGACACTCTGCCTCTCTTTCCATCTCCTGGAGCCGCAACTCCTTCTCCGACGGAATCTTCAATTCCGACCATCCCTTCCAGTCAAAGCCCACCAAACCCAGATGTCATTGGAGCATCAGGGCCTGATTCGGCAATGTCGCCGGCAGGAACTTTGTTGCCGTCTTCCTCGGCCTTTGACCCTGACTCATCTTCTCCGGCTGTAAGGTCTTCAAGTTTGGCCATGGCTGTAACTGGTACAGTGGCATTATGGGTAATTATGcagcttaattaa